The sequence below is a genomic window from Coriobacteriia bacterium.
TAGCCCCTGCACCGCCACAAGCTCGTGCCCGCTATCGATCGCCGAGGCGACCACCAGCACCTGCGCACCCGACGCGTTGCGCAAAGTCCCCGTTCGGGTCTGCTCCGCGCCCACACGCGTCAACCGCGAAATCGGAAGCGACGTTGGAGGCGATGAGGACGAGGCAAGTTGCACGACTCCGGCCGAGTCGGTCACGAACAGTTCAGCGCCGATAAGCCCGGCCTCGACCTTGAAAAGACGGTCGCGAGCGTCGGTGGTGCCAGTCGCGAGCTGCGAGGCGACGGCCTGTCCTTTGGCCAGCGCAGCCACCTGGCGCGAGAGGTCGTCGGCACGCTGACGAATCGAGTACTGCGACCAACCGACGGCAAAAACGGCGAAGGCGACAACGAGCGCGATGAGCGCGGCGAGAACCAGGTAGAGACGCGCACGCGAGGCGACACTTCGGCGTGAGCGCATTGGCCTTCGCGTGGCCGACACCGTCATTTCGCGTCCCGGCGCACGCGGTAGCCCACGCCGCGCACCGTCTCGATGAAGCGGGGCGTCGCGGCGTCGTCCCCCAGCTTCTCGCGTAGGTGACGGACGTGGACGTCGACACCCCGGGCCTCGGCGTAGTCGGAGAAGCCGAGCGCGGCCTCAAGGAGCTGCTCTCGGCTGAAGACCACGCCCGGTCGACGAGCCATCGCCAGGAGCAGGTCGAACTCCCTCGCGGTCAGAACGACAGCACAGCCGTCGATCGAGACCTCGCGGGCCTCCGGATCGATCGACAGTCCGCCGATGCTCACGACCTGCACGCCCGCGCGAGCCTGTGGCCCCGTCCCGCCCGCCTTGGCGTCGTTGCCATCGTCCGTGCGCCGCAACACGGCGCGTACGCGCGCAACAAGCTCCGGAGGCGAGAAGGGCTTGACCATGTAGTCGTCGGCGCCCGCCTCAAGCAAAGCGACTTTGTCCATCGCGGTGTCACGGGCCGTCAACATCACGATCGGCACTTGGGAGAACTCGCGGACTTGTGCGGTCACTTCGGCGCCGCTCGCACCAGGCAGCATGATGTCAAGCACGACGAGATCGGGCGAGAGTGCCCGCACTTTCTCGACCGCCTCGGTGCCTGTCTCGGCGGATTCAACCGTGAAGCCGGCGGCGGTCAGGTACAGGCTCACGAGCTCGCGGATGTTGGCCTCGTCGTCGACGATGAGCACGGTTGTCATCGAGTCGCTGCTCCTTGTGGTCGAACCGGACTAAGGGCCAGTGTAGCCTTCTGCCTCGGCCACTTAGAACAGCGTGCCGGTCCACTCCCCGGTCTCGGCGATCGTCGGCGCGCCAGTCTCGGCGAGTTCGTCGACCTGCTCGGGCACCGGCTCGCCGGTCTCCCCGACCCCACTGAGCCGAGGCGCCACCACGTCGCCGAGGATCTCGGCCATCTCGCGGGCGTTTCTGGGCGCGTAGTCGTACTTGCAGTTGTTGAACATCACCCAAGTACGCTCGGTCTCCTCGGCGAGCCGATGGATGGGCGCGTCCCAGCCCTCGAGCTCTTCGGGCGAGTAGAGATAGTCGAAGCGATCGGCCGCCGAGACGGTCTTGGCGCTCCACATGCCGGCGTTGCGACCGTGGAAGCGCACGTAGCCGAGAGGCGAGGTTGCTGCGGTGATGGGCGGCACAACGTGA
It includes:
- a CDS encoding response regulator transcription factor, with protein sequence MTTVLIVDDEANIRELVSLYLTAAGFTVESAETGTEAVEKVRALSPDLVVLDIMLPGASGAEVTAQVREFSQVPIVMLTARDTAMDKVALLEAGADDYMVKPFSPPELVARVRAVLRRTDDGNDAKAGGTGPQARAGVQVVSIGGLSIDPEAREVSIDGCAVVLTAREFDLLLAMARRPGVVFSREQLLEAALGFSDYAEARGVDVHVRHLREKLGDDAATPRFIETVRGVGYRVRRDAK
- a CDS encoding DUF72 domain-containing protein, translating into HSSWVEGPRLAQTMRFLADRFLTYVAVDEPQIPGAHVVPPITAATSPLGYVRFHGRNAGMWSAKTVSAADRFDYLYSPEELEGWDAPIHRLAEETERTWVMFNNCKYDYAPRNAREMAEILGDVVAPRLSGVGETGEPVPEQVDELAETGAPTIAETGEWTGTLF